Proteins from one Hoplias malabaricus isolate fHopMal1 chromosome 2, fHopMal1.hap1, whole genome shotgun sequence genomic window:
- the LOC136677512 gene encoding B-cell receptor CD22 translates to MTKYKVVIDNELSVETPEAVTEGGAAVLKCVTTCSLTDPTFIWYKNGHPLITKTTINNQLHLQPVSSEDAGSYSCSVNGYQHLFSPDHTLTVRYPPKNVSVSISSSGEIVEDSSVTLTCSSDGHPPVEIYTWFKGSLSIGTEESFRILNIRSEDSGEYTCQSQNQLGERRSPAVDLNVQYPPKSVSVSISPSGERVEDSSVTLNCSSDANPPVEIYTLFIEGGVSPVGSGHSYSPLQSGSYYCEARNEHGAQRSAPVPVLNGNSTAGVSVILYIIVGVSLCVNAALLTVVFWKRRLFLSSGIELCKGESAVQDPTVRPSPWEKEQEKGKERGGQKQSLNLF, encoded by the exons ATGACAAAATATAAAGTTGTCATTGACAATG AGCTCAGTGTAGAAACTCCTGAAGcagtgacagagggaggagcAGCAGTTCTGAAATGTGTAACCACCTGCAGTCTGACTGACCCAACATTCATCTGGTACAAAAATGGACATCCTTTAATCACAAAGACCACCATCAACAACCAGCTCCACCTGCAGCCAGTCAGCAGTGAGGATGCAGGCAGTTATAGCTGTTCTGTAAACGGATATCAACACCTCTTTTCCCCTGatcacactctcacagtcagaT ATCCTCCAAAGAATGTCTCAGTGTCCATCAGTTCCTCTGGTGAAATAGTGgaggacagttcagtgactctgacctgcagcagtgatggTCATCCACCTGTGGAGATCTACACTTGGTTTAAAGGATCATTGTCTATTGGAACAGAAGAGAGTTTCAGAATTCTCAACATCCGCTCTGAGGACAGTGGAGAATACACATGCCAGAGTCAGAATCAACTCGGAGAGAGAAGATCTCCTGCTGTggatttaaatgttcagt ATCCTCCAAAGAGCGTCTCAGTGTCCATCAGTCCCTCTGGTGAAAGAGTGgaggacagttcagtgactctgaactgcagcagtgatgctaatccacctgTGGAGATCTACACCTTGTTTATAGAAGGTGGAGTCTCACCTGTAGGATCTGGCCACAGTTACAGTCCTCTACAGAGTGGATCCTACTACTGCGAGGCTCGTAATGAACATGGGGCTCAGAGATCAGCTCCAGTTCCTGTGTTAAATGGAAACTCAACTG CAGGTGTCTCTGTGATTCTGTACATAATCGTTGGGGTCAGTCTCTGTGTCAATGCAGCGCTGCTTACTGTAGTGTTCTGGAAGAG AAGGCTCTTCCTCTCTAGTGGGATTGAGTTGTGTAAAGGGGAGAGTGCTGTCCAAG ATCCCACAGTGAGACCATCACCATGGGAGAAGGAgcaagagaaagggaaagagagagggggacagaaACAGAGTCTAAATCTTTTCTAG